A region from the Helcococcus ovis genome encodes:
- the ileS gene encoding isoleucine--tRNA ligase: MKFEALSESSVKDREKQISDYWKEIDLLKQSTETRKDGPSYVFFDGPPTANGKPGIHHVISRTLKDMTCRYKTMRGYYVERKAGWDTHGLPVEIEAEKKLHLNSKKEIEEYGVEKFNKVCRESVFTYSGMWKDMSDRMAFLADMDNPYITLDNDYIETAWHLLDDFNKKGLLYEGAKILPYCPRCGTGLASHEVAQGYKIIKSQTATVKFKLKDKENEYFLAWTTTPWTLPSNVALTVGPEIDYVKVKKGDEYYYLAEKLATKVLGEDYEVVENLRGKDMEYMEYEQLLPYINVNKKAFFVTLADYVSIEDGTGIVHSAPAFGEDDYQVGLKYNLPLVNPVDEEGKFKETPWKGKFVMDCDLDIVIYLGENNKLFSKQKMEHNYPHCWRCGTPLIYYSKPSWYLRVTDVKDKMVENNKGVNWFPAFTGEKRFGNWLENLKDWAISRSRYWGTPLPVWKNEAGDIMTVGSRKELAEKAIEDVNIETLDMHRPFVDNIHLRGEDGSVYTRVPDVMDVWFDSGAMPFAQNHYPFENTDKFENLFPADFISEGIDQTRGWFYTLMAISTMYKGVAPYKNVLVNDLVLDKEGKKMSKSRGNTLDVFEMFDKHGADAIRFYSIYVSPAWVPTKFDEDGVREVEAKLFRTLRNTYSFFQLYAQTDKVDPTSFFVDYKDRPEIDRWLISKYHSLIKYYDREMDVFEYTNVARKVLDFLVEDLSNWYIRRNRRRFWKSEINDDKKSVYNTTYEVLVGLTKLLAPMIPFTSEELYRKLVGEKSVHLEKLPQLDESLIDEKLEEKMDIARRIVTLGRSSREDAAIKVRQPLSEILLDKKYKNDLETLVSLIKEELNVKEVVFSDHIQEFMNFELKPNFKIAGAILGKYVGQFGQVLKNADARELVEKLEEGSLMMDINGEEFEIKKEYVDIRISSKEGFDIKMDKNLFVILDTELTPELLKEGYMREFISKVQQMRKSNGYEVMDSIEIFYEADDELSSVLESFGSEIMKETLAVKLEKIELFEDEIPLNDKVVKLKLNKK; encoded by the coding sequence ATGAAATTTGAAGCATTATCAGAAAGTTCCGTTAAAGATAGAGAAAAACAGATTTCTGATTATTGGAAAGAAATTGATTTGTTGAAACAATCAACAGAAACTAGAAAAGATGGACCTAGTTATGTATTTTTTGATGGACCACCAACAGCTAATGGCAAACCCGGTATTCATCACGTTATATCCAGAACCTTAAAAGATATGACCTGTAGATATAAAACTATGAGAGGATATTATGTTGAAAGAAAGGCAGGATGGGATACTCACGGATTGCCTGTTGAAATTGAAGCTGAAAAGAAATTACACCTAAATTCAAAAAAAGAAATTGAAGAATATGGTGTTGAAAAATTTAATAAAGTGTGTAGAGAATCAGTATTTACATATAGTGGAATGTGGAAAGATATGTCAGATAGAATGGCATTTTTAGCTGATATGGATAATCCATATATTACATTGGATAATGATTATATTGAAACAGCATGGCATTTATTAGATGATTTTAATAAAAAAGGATTGCTATATGAAGGAGCTAAGATTTTACCATATTGTCCAAGATGTGGTACAGGACTTGCTTCTCATGAGGTTGCACAAGGATATAAAATTATTAAATCTCAAACTGCAACAGTTAAATTTAAATTAAAAGATAAAGAAAATGAATATTTTTTAGCGTGGACAACAACTCCATGGACACTACCTTCAAACGTTGCTTTGACTGTAGGTCCGGAAATTGATTATGTAAAAGTTAAGAAAGGTGATGAGTACTATTATCTTGCTGAAAAATTAGCTACAAAAGTTCTTGGTGAAGATTACGAAGTAGTTGAAAATTTAAGAGGTAAAGATATGGAATATATGGAATATGAACAACTTCTTCCATATATCAATGTTAATAAAAAGGCGTTTTTTGTAACATTAGCTGACTATGTAAGTATTGAAGATGGTACGGGTATAGTTCACTCTGCACCTGCATTTGGTGAGGATGACTATCAAGTAGGATTAAAGTACAATTTACCATTAGTAAATCCGGTTGATGAAGAAGGTAAATTTAAGGAAACACCATGGAAAGGTAAATTTGTAATGGATTGTGATTTAGATATCGTAATTTACCTTGGAGAAAATAATAAATTATTTTCGAAACAAAAAATGGAACACAATTACCCACATTGTTGGAGATGTGGTACACCACTGATTTACTATTCAAAACCATCATGGTACTTGAGAGTAACTGATGTTAAAGATAAAATGGTTGAAAACAATAAAGGTGTAAACTGGTTCCCAGCATTTACAGGAGAAAAGAGGTTTGGAAATTGGTTGGAAAATCTAAAAGACTGGGCAATTTCAAGATCAAGATATTGGGGGACTCCACTTCCTGTTTGGAAAAATGAAGCTGGTGATATCATGACTGTCGGTTCAAGAAAAGAATTAGCGGAAAAGGCAATAGAAGATGTTAATATTGAAACTTTAGATATGCATAGACCATTTGTTGATAATATTCACTTAAGAGGTGAAGATGGCTCAGTATATACAAGAGTCCCGGATGTTATGGACGTATGGTTTGATTCAGGAGCAATGCCATTCGCGCAAAATCATTATCCGTTTGAAAATACAGACAAATTTGAAAATCTGTTTCCAGCTGACTTTATTTCAGAAGGAATAGATCAAACAAGAGGATGGTTCTATACGTTGATGGCAATTTCAACAATGTATAAGGGAGTTGCACCATATAAAAACGTTTTAGTAAATGACTTAGTTTTAGACAAAGAAGGGAAGAAAATGTCTAAATCAAGAGGAAATACTCTTGACGTATTTGAAATGTTTGACAAACATGGTGCAGATGCAATTAGATTTTACTCAATTTATGTTTCACCGGCATGGGTGCCAACAAAATTTGATGAAGACGGTGTAAGAGAAGTTGAAGCTAAATTATTTAGAACATTGAGAAACACATATTCATTCTTCCAATTATATGCACAAACAGATAAGGTTGACCCTACATCATTTTTTGTAGACTATAAGGATAGACCTGAAATTGACAGATGGCTAATTTCAAAATATCATTCATTAATTAAATATTATGACAGGGAAATGGATGTATTTGAATATACTAATGTTGCAAGAAAAGTATTAGATTTTCTAGTTGAAGATTTATCAAATTGGTACATTAGAAGAAATAGGAGAAGATTCTGGAAATCGGAAATAAATGATGATAAGAAATCAGTATACAATACAACTTATGAAGTATTAGTTGGACTAACAAAATTACTTGCTCCTATGATACCATTCACTTCTGAAGAATTATATAGAAAACTTGTTGGAGAAAAATCAGTTCATTTGGAAAAATTACCACAGTTAGATGAAAGTTTAATCGATGAAAAATTGGAAGAAAAGATGGATATAGCAAGAAGAATTGTTACACTTGGTAGATCATCAAGAGAAGATGCTGCTATTAAAGTAAGACAACCGCTTAGCGAAATTCTATTAGATAAAAAGTATAAAAATGATTTAGAAACTCTAGTTTCATTGATTAAAGAAGAGTTGAATGTTAAAGAAGTTGTTTTCAGTGATCACATACAAGAATTTATGAATTTTGAATTAAAGCCAAACTTTAAGATTGCAGGAGCTATACTGGGCAAATATGTAGGTCAATTTGGTCAAGTATTAAAAAATGCCGATGCTAGAGAGTTAGTTGAAAAACTTGAAGAAGGTTCTTTAATGATGGATATTAACGGTGAAGAATTTGAAATTAAGAAAGAATATGTTGATATTAGAATCTCAAGTAAAGAAGGCTTTGATATTAAGATGGATAAAAATCTATTTGTAATTTTAGATACAGAATTAACACCTGAGTTATTAAAAGAAGGTTACATGAGAGAATTCATCTCAAAAGTTCAACAAATGAGAAAATCTAACGGGTATGAAGTAATGGATTCAATTGAAATTTTTTATGAAGCAGACGATGAATTAAGTTCTGTATTAGAATCATTTGGTTCAGAAATAATGAAGGAAACTTTGGCTGTTAAATTAGAAAAAATTGAATTATTTGAAGATGAAATACCATTGAATGATAAAGTTGTGAAATTGAAGTTAAATAAAAAATAA
- a CDS encoding FtsW/RodA/SpoVE family cell cycle protein: MFNFSWKNIKKLDFILLFSLIILVVFGLVVLNAAITPVGRTIKSQIISTIFGFIGMGFIFILNLDIFKKLKWLIYIVSVGLILMTIFFGYGGDSWGANLWLRIGPINLQPSEISKVLHILFLSILLGENKNNINSWKFIFKYLILALFPVGLIIVQRDLGTAMVVLFIVVSMLFVSGLKWKKIGILLGVAILALVISLPFIWSNLAGYAKDRILDFKDSSRNLSTSTHQTDRGLIALGSGQLLGRGYKSGPFSQNRYIPEQHTDFIFPVLVEDFGFLGGAFAMLLYFIIFTRMVLIAYKSDDLYHTTFVIGVLALLFVHVFENMGMTMKIMPVTGIPLPFFSHGGTFQLINLLLMGFVLSISMNKKSLEF, encoded by the coding sequence ATGTTTAATTTTTCGTGGAAAAATATAAAAAAATTAGATTTCATATTACTCTTTTCACTAATTATACTGGTTGTATTTGGACTTGTAGTATTAAATGCTGCGATAACACCGGTAGGAAGGACTATTAAATCTCAGATTATATCGACTATATTTGGATTTATAGGGATGGGTTTTATATTTATATTAAATTTGGATATATTCAAGAAATTAAAGTGGCTAATTTACATTGTTTCAGTTGGATTAATTCTTATGACAATATTTTTTGGATATGGTGGAGATAGTTGGGGGGCTAATTTATGGTTAAGGATTGGACCGATAAATTTACAACCCAGCGAAATATCAAAAGTATTACATATATTATTTTTGTCGATTTTATTAGGAGAGAATAAAAATAATATAAATAGTTGGAAATTTATTTTTAAATACTTAATTTTAGCTTTATTTCCAGTAGGCTTGATAATTGTTCAAAGAGATTTAGGTACAGCTATGGTTGTTTTATTTATAGTTGTTTCAATGCTTTTTGTTTCAGGATTAAAATGGAAAAAAATCGGTATATTACTAGGAGTTGCGATTTTAGCTCTTGTAATAAGTCTTCCGTTTATATGGTCAAATCTTGCAGGATATGCAAAGGACAGGATTTTAGATTTTAAGGATTCATCCAGAAATTTATCAACATCAACACATCAAACTGATAGAGGTTTAATCGCCTTAGGCTCTGGACAATTATTAGGAAGAGGATATAAATCCGGGCCATTTTCTCAAAATAGATACATACCGGAGCAACATACAGATTTTATATTTCCTGTGCTGGTAGAGGACTTTGGATTTTTAGGTGGAGCTTTTGCTATGCTGCTTTATTTTATTATATTCACCAGAATGGTTTTAATAGCATATAAATCAGATGATCTCTATCATACTACATTTGTTATAGGGGTATTAGCACTCTTATTTGTACACGTATTTGAAAATATGGGGATGACTATGAAAATTATGCCTGTAACGGGTATCCCGCTTCCATTTTTCTCGCATGGGGGAACATTCCAATTAATTAATTTATTATTGATGGGATTTGTCCTTTCAATCAGTATGAATAAGAAATCATTAGAATTTTAA
- the nth gene encoding endonuclease III, with product MKNKLSKKEKLEALQILYDYFPDAKAELNFSNEFELLIAVMLSAQCTDERVNIVTSSLFKKYHIPEDYINADIKDIENEIKSLGLYKNKAKNLKKMCEILVSDFNGKVPNNRENLIKLPGVGRKTANVVMSVAFGIPAIAVDTHVHRTANRIGLVNSENVLDTEKQLMELIPKKDWSKAHHVLIFYGRRISKSRNPDCENDPIKHISLHCRKMLNLDK from the coding sequence ATGAAAAATAAATTATCAAAAAAAGAAAAACTGGAAGCATTACAAATTTTATATGATTACTTTCCTGATGCAAAAGCCGAATTAAATTTTTCAAACGAATTTGAACTTTTAATTGCCGTTATGCTATCTGCTCAATGTACTGATGAACGTGTAAATATTGTAACTTCAAGTCTTTTTAAAAAATATCACATTCCTGAAGATTACATTAATGCTGACATTAAGGACATTGAAAACGAGATAAAATCATTAGGCCTATATAAAAATAAAGCAAAGAACTTAAAAAAAATGTGCGAAATTTTAGTTTCAGATTTTAACGGAAAAGTCCCGAACAATAGAGAAAATCTTATTAAATTGCCAGGTGTAGGAAGAAAAACAGCAAATGTTGTAATGTCTGTAGCTTTTGGTATACCCGCAATTGCTGTTGATACACATGTACACAGAACCGCCAACAGAATTGGGCTTGTAAACTCTGAAAATGTATTAGATACCGAAAAACAACTTATGGAACTTATACCTAAAAAAGATTGGTCTAAAGCTCATCATGTTTTAATTTTTTATGGAAGAAGAATTTCAAAATCAAGAAATCCAGATTGTGAAAATGACCCAATAAAGCACATTAGCTTACATTGCAGAAAAATGCTGAATTTAGACAAATAA
- the galU gene encoding UTP--glucose-1-phosphate uridylyltransferase GalU encodes MKTNNLNVKKAVVPVAGFGTRFLPFTKAVPKEMLPIVDIPTIQLIVEELVESGIEEILFITNRNKHEIEDHFDYTIELEHSLQKNGKEKEYEAIRKIADQANFYYKRQKETKGLGHAILQAKEFVGNDAFAVVLGDDIVYNPKQPAIGQLIEKFNKVEKSVVGCKKVPIREIDKYGAIEADKLDDRTYKIKWCVEKPKPEEAPSDVAILGRYVFTKDIFKYIEETKPGKGGEIQITDAIDLLAKNEGVLGYIYNGKRYDIGSKIGFLEATVEYALRDNELKDEFREYLKGICKEL; translated from the coding sequence ATGAAGACAAATAATTTAAATGTAAAAAAGGCTGTAGTACCAGTTGCAGGATTTGGAACTAGATTTTTACCATTTACAAAGGCTGTTCCAAAAGAAATGTTGCCGATAGTAGATATTCCTACTATTCAATTAATTGTTGAAGAATTAGTAGAATCCGGCATTGAAGAAATTTTATTCATTACAAATAGAAATAAGCATGAAATAGAAGATCATTTTGATTATACAATTGAATTAGAACACTCTCTTCAAAAAAATGGAAAAGAGAAAGAATATGAAGCTATTAGAAAAATTGCAGATCAAGCTAATTTTTATTATAAAAGACAAAAAGAAACTAAAGGATTAGGACATGCTATTTTACAAGCAAAAGAATTTGTAGGTAATGATGCATTTGCTGTTGTTTTAGGTGATGATATTGTTTATAATCCTAAACAACCAGCTATTGGGCAACTTATTGAAAAATTTAATAAAGTAGAAAAAAGTGTTGTTGGATGTAAAAAAGTTCCTATAAGAGAAATTGATAAATATGGAGCGATAGAAGCTGATAAATTAGATGATAGAACATATAAAATAAAATGGTGTGTTGAAAAACCAAAGCCAGAGGAAGCACCATCAGATGTTGCTATATTAGGAAGATATGTTTTTACTAAGGATATCTTTAAATATATTGAAGAAACAAAACCAGGAAAAGGTGGAGAAATTCAAATTACAGATGCAATTGATTTGCTTGCTAAAAATGAAGGTGTTTTGGGTTATATCTATAATGGAAAAAGATATGATATTGGTAGTAAAATTGGATTTTTAGAAGCAACTGTTGAATATGCTTTAAGAGATAATGAACTTAAAGATGAATTTAGAGAATATCTAAAAGGTATATGTAAAGAATTGTAA
- a CDS encoding hemolysin family protein yields the protein MELPQAVQDIHLYSGSLTGYIILSIILVLINAFLSASELAISSVDQNLLEEKSSDGDIRAKKILLILENQTKFLSVMHLVSTLVSFLNVTLTALLISPRLALYFNKINIPYPLLLAQILVTLILTLVIIIFGELIPRRIAFGNIESFAKFSIGFVSLIIFIFKPIVWFISGITKVFMKILGIETDELDSKITINDIKSLVQLGHSQGVIDKVESEMINSVISFDETYAEEIMTPRTEVFMIDINDEFVNYKDDMMSLKYSRIPVYEDDVDNIKGILYLKDYLLESYSVGFENVDIKKILKPAYFVPERKNINELFSELQTNNKYMALLIDEYGGFAGIVTMEDLIEEIVGNIDDEYDYDEPELIEISDDVYKVVASISIKDFNNQTGSQIDDDSEDYDTIGGFIIYHLGYIPEDGEKPSFDFENLRVEVLEVKDKRIVEAKITVFDEFTHKKEDGENEDK from the coding sequence ATGGAATTACCGCAGGCCGTTCAAGATATTCATCTCTATAGCGGATCATTAACAGGATATATAATATTATCTATAATTTTAGTTTTAATAAATGCTTTTTTATCAGCATCTGAACTTGCAATATCTTCGGTAGATCAGAATTTACTTGAAGAAAAATCATCAGACGGGGATATAAGAGCAAAAAAAATATTATTGATTTTGGAAAATCAGACTAAGTTTTTGTCAGTAATGCATTTAGTATCTACTTTAGTGTCGTTTTTAAATGTTACACTTACCGCTTTATTGATTTCGCCAAGATTAGCGTTATATTTTAACAAAATTAATATACCTTATCCGTTGTTATTAGCACAAATATTAGTTACTTTGATTTTAACCTTGGTTATAATAATATTTGGAGAATTGATTCCTAGAAGAATTGCTTTTGGAAATATTGAAAGTTTTGCAAAATTCTCCATAGGTTTTGTGTCTTTAATTATATTTATTTTTAAGCCGATAGTTTGGTTTATATCAGGTATAACAAAAGTGTTCATGAAGATTTTAGGCATTGAAACTGATGAATTAGATTCTAAAATTACAATTAATGATATTAAGTCCTTAGTACAATTAGGTCATTCACAGGGCGTGATAGATAAAGTTGAAAGTGAAATGATTAATTCGGTAATAAGTTTTGATGAGACTTACGCAGAAGAGATAATGACTCCTCGTACGGAAGTTTTTATGATAGACATTAATGATGAATTTGTAAATTACAAAGATGATATGATGTCTTTAAAATATTCCAGGATCCCGGTTTATGAGGATGATGTAGATAACATAAAAGGAATTCTATATTTAAAAGATTATCTTTTGGAAAGTTATAGTGTTGGTTTTGAAAATGTTGATATAAAGAAAATTTTAAAGCCGGCGTATTTTGTACCTGAAAGAAAAAATATAAATGAATTATTTTCGGAGTTACAAACAAATAATAAATATATGGCACTACTTATTGATGAATATGGCGGATTTGCAGGAATTGTAACTATGGAAGATTTGATTGAAGAAATAGTAGGTAATATAGATGATGAATATGATTATGATGAGCCTGAATTAATTGAAATATCAGATGATGTGTATAAAGTTGTTGCATCTATTTCTATAAAAGATTTTAACAATCAAACAGGAAGTCAAATAGATGATGATTCGGAAGATTACGACACTATAGGAGGATTTATAATTTATCATTTAGGATACATACCCGAAGATGGGGAAAAACCTTCATTTGATTTTGAAAATTTGAGAGTGGAAGTATTGGAAGTAAAAGATAAAAGGATAGTAGAAGCTAAAATTACAGTGTTTGATGAGTTTACTCATAAAAAAGAGGACGGAGAAAATGAAGACAAATAA
- a CDS encoding phosphatase PAP2 family protein, with product MKQKTSTILKIKNILFEKKYAFSWLIIYILFCAATYELFNRPFGTVRNIKIPLDDMIPLIKEFIIPYHTYIPALIVAAYIIYKRNFNEYKKLILSLFLAQITAYIVFMLFQTYVPRYDINLLGNDIFSQLIKQTYLIDGTYSGAPSMHVCVMSLGIFYLLKIKFNNIAKILLIAYMTLVCATTVLVKQHVFLDIPFGFLHAFLNYLAIELIFLTKSKN from the coding sequence ATGAAACAAAAAACATCTACAATTTTAAAAATAAAAAATATACTATTTGAGAAAAAATATGCTTTCTCATGGCTAATCATTTATATATTATTTTGTGCGGCAACATATGAATTATTCAATAGACCATTTGGTACAGTTAGAAACATTAAAATACCATTAGATGATATGATTCCTCTTATAAAAGAGTTTATAATTCCATATCATACCTATATCCCAGCATTAATAGTTGCAGCTTATATAATCTATAAAAGGAATTTTAACGAATACAAAAAATTGATTTTATCGCTATTTTTAGCTCAAATAACAGCTTATATTGTATTTATGTTATTTCAAACATATGTGCCACGATATGATATTAATCTTTTAGGAAATGATATTTTTTCTCAACTAATCAAACAAACATATTTAATTGACGGCACATATTCCGGAGCCCCTTCTATGCACGTATGTGTAATGAGCTTGGGAATTTTCTACTTATTAAAAATAAAATTTAATAACATTGCTAAAATACTATTAATTGCATATATGACATTAGTATGTGCTACAACTGTTTTAGTAAAACAACACGTATTTTTAGATATTCCTTTCGGATTTTTGCATGCATTTTTAAATTATTTAGCAATTGAATTGATATTTTTAACAAAATCAAAGAATTGA
- a CDS encoding DUF1307 domain-containing protein, with translation MKLKFKLLILSFALVSLVACGKNNVKNIQETKIEIKKDTKSEVKKETNSENKKDTKKETNSENKIDNKKETNSEKLGKEELKGIVTSDKNGSVTKTNYYAINNIVTKVEQITDADLSKFDPETVKIFKENIEPTKQKYSKIKGIEYSVNIENNNLHEVLVMHVDNPEILKNLIASRLIAVEKGTTQIQLDKILNQFEKAGFNVERR, from the coding sequence ATGAAATTAAAATTTAAATTGTTAATTCTTTCATTTGCGTTAGTTTCACTAGTAGCTTGTGGCAAAAATAATGTAAAAAATATACAAGAAACAAAAATAGAAATAAAAAAAGATACTAAGTCGGAAGTGAAAAAAGAAACTAATTCAGAAAATAAAAAGGATACTAAAAAAGAAACCAATTCAGAAAATAAGATTGATAATAAAAAAGAAACTAATTCAGAAAAATTAGGAAAAGAAGAATTAAAAGGAATTGTCACCTCTGATAAAAATGGTTCTGTAACTAAAACAAATTATTATGCAATTAATAATATTGTTACAAAAGTTGAACAAATAACGGATGCAGATTTATCTAAATTTGATCCGGAAACTGTAAAAATTTTTAAGGAAAACATAGAACCAACTAAACAAAAGTATTCTAAAATAAAAGGTATAGAGTATTCCGTTAATATCGAAAATAATAATCTTCATGAGGTTTTAGTCATGCATGTAGATAATCCTGAAATATTAAAAAATCTAATAGCTTCAAGATTAATAGCAGTTGAAAAAGGTACTACTCAAATTCAATTGGATAAGATATTAAATCAATTCGAAAAAGCTGGATTTAATGTAGAAAGAAGATAA
- a CDS encoding DUF1307 domain-containing protein — MWKKIISISLSIFMIFSLSACSNKTINTNADAIATYEQDGKKTKIEYFKNGDKVSKIIHTNILKLDKIDSKTLENIEKIAKKFEDTQKSIKGLKYNFSKYDKEIKEILNLDLSSKENIKSLIDNQLLPSEASEEKNINLNNILNKLKENGWKIEKK; from the coding sequence ATGTGGAAAAAAATAATTTCAATATCATTATCAATATTTATGATTTTTTCATTAAGTGCTTGTTCAAATAAGACAATAAATACTAATGCTGATGCTATTGCAACTTATGAACAAGATGGGAAAAAAACTAAAATAGAATATTTTAAAAATGGAGATAAGGTTTCTAAAATAATTCATACAAATATATTAAAATTAGATAAAATCGATTCTAAAACTCTTGAAAATATTGAAAAAATAGCAAAAAAATTTGAAGATACTCAAAAAAGTATAAAAGGATTAAAATACAATTTTTCAAAGTATGACAAAGAAATAAAAGAAATATTAAATTTAGATTTAAGCAGTAAAGAAAATATTAAAAGCTTGATAGATAATCAATTATTACCATCTGAAGCATCTGAAGAAAAAAATATTAATTTAAATAACATATTAAATAAGCTTAAAGAAAATGGATGGAAAATAGAAAAAAAATAA
- a CDS encoding MutS-related protein, whose product MENLTEIFIFLAISASIIIFSAIANYKYIIKKISSSWGKYRFYEFSPPENEEFLNYSYYTLKKYSNSNTYIDDLTWNDLDMTKIFNKINTTYSSVGSAILYYRLRNLNPSKEDKEIFENIQNYYSKYDKDRIKTQYNFYKLGKFENNKVLEFVDNAKSKKFYEVYLYIILGLLPIFILLGYFFISETFIAFLLPSLAINAGFSYYKKLNTESDFNNINYIISVVKTAKKISKFNLQITNKIKQNISKLNKLTKMILVAESHASSSVDFLAYFLNKIFMTQLIFHKLALKEISKNKTEIFDLWKNLGDVESGIAILNFKNIVKDYCIPSFSKKYEVYGKNIYHPLIKNPIKNDVDWKENILISGSNASGKSTYVKSVAINIIFSQTIYMALASEFILKPENVLTSMAIKDNIDSGESYFIAEIKSLKRIMNDIAINKSYYFIDEILKGTNTTERIAASSSIIEYFIDKNVLSFIATHDIELTQKFENKLVNLHFRESFTDNNNLIFDYKVHKGASKTKNAIKLLEIMNFPKEIVEHSKKEVLS is encoded by the coding sequence ATGGAAAATTTGACTGAAATTTTTATATTTTTAGCTATTTCAGCTTCTATTATCATATTTTCTGCGATAGCTAATTATAAATATATAATCAAAAAAATCTCTTCTTCATGGGGAAAATATAGATTTTATGAATTTTCACCTCCAGAAAATGAAGAATTTTTAAATTATTCTTACTATACATTAAAAAAATATTCAAATTCAAATACCTATATCGATGATTTAACATGGAATGATTTAGATATGACTAAAATATTTAATAAGATTAATACTACTTATTCAAGTGTTGGAAGTGCCATATTATATTACAGATTAAGAAATTTAAATCCCTCAAAAGAAGATAAAGAAATTTTTGAAAACATTCAAAATTATTATTCTAAATATGATAAAGATAGGATTAAAACACAATATAATTTTTACAAATTAGGTAAATTTGAAAATAACAAAGTATTGGAATTTGTGGATAATGCTAAGTCTAAAAAGTTTTATGAAGTTTATTTATATATAATCTTAGGCTTGCTTCCTATTTTTATACTATTAGGATATTTTTTTATATCTGAAACTTTTATAGCATTTTTATTACCATCTTTAGCAATTAATGCCGGTTTTTCATATTATAAAAAACTTAATACCGAATCTGATTTTAACAATATTAATTACATTATTAGTGTAGTTAAAACTGCTAAAAAAATTTCAAAATTTAATTTACAAATTACAAATAAAATAAAACAAAATATATCAAAATTAAATAAACTAACTAAAATGATTTTAGTTGCCGAATCACATGCTTCTTCGTCTGTTGATTTTTTAGCATATTTCTTAAATAAAATATTTATGACTCAACTTATTTTTCATAAACTTGCATTAAAAGAAATATCTAAAAATAAAACTGAAATTTTTGATTTATGGAAAAATTTAGGTGATGTTGAATCAGGAATAGCTATATTAAATTTTAAAAATATTGTAAAAGATTATTGTATTCCTAGTTTTTCAAAAAAATATGAAGTTTATGGAAAAAACATATACCACCCACTTATCAAAAATCCTATAAAAAATGATGTAGATTGGAAAGAAAATATCTTGATTTCAGGATCTAATGCATCAGGAAAATCTACATATGTAAAATCTGTTGCCATTAATATAATATTTTCTCAAACAATTTATATGGCATTAGCTTCTGAATTTATTTTAAAACCGGAAAATGTATTAACCTCAATGGCTATAAAAGACAATATAGATTCTGGAGAAAGCTATTTTATTGCAGAAATCAAATCCTTAAAAAGAATTATGAACGATATAGCGATTAATAAATCATATTATTTTATTGATGAAATACTAAAAGGTACAAATACTACAGAAAGAATTGCAGCATCTTCAAGTATTATTGAATATTTTATTGATAAAAATGTTCTTTCATTTATAGCTACACATGATATTGAGTTGACTCAAAAGTTTGAAAATAAGCTTGTAAATTTACATTTCAGAGAATCATTTACAGATAATAATAATTTAATATTTGATTATAAAGTACATAAAGGTGCATCTAAAACAAAAAATGCAATAAAATTACTAGAAATAATGAATTTTCCTAAAGAAATAGTAGAACATTCTAAAAAAGAAGTATTATCTTAA